From one Dermacentor variabilis isolate Ectoservices chromosome 3, ASM5094787v1, whole genome shotgun sequence genomic stretch:
- the LOC142576274 gene encoding monocarboxylate transporter 12-like isoform X4 has protein sequence MDRNWGIAVAAAIASFFNLATQINSGFFFVAIMDTFAVDPSNASWPESVFTIMTYSGSLIVVVLQKHLTASQITVLGSLMLWIPLIGAAFAPNVMVMTLVLGALHGMGAGIVLVSLMVILGLHFDKYLAVASGLRDAGTTLCAFVFPSLLSFLNSRYCLRGTLLVYSALAMNVTAVALFLWLRVRDGEREHSSEGPTAVLRTTKNDGVFILSKSQRTPKTLRKALRGGNDCEQSFASFLRRLAILKAPSFYVVVLGATVEIYGYTVFLETIDAYALDKGASRQQADMAITYATIAEIVGYVGVPLIADMNLVSRQTMMTTCFALLMLCYALVPYTSWPMTYVVDTALLITLVAAVSSLRCSLMTQYFGAVQVPLCMTAVGLLLIPLQLSSPTIIGLFRDSLGSYDGLYRALAVLHLVVVMLYAPLAVHERRKKIGSFDAQPESCTQVTKL, from the exons ATGGACCGGAACTGGGGAATCGCTGTGGCCGCCGCCATAGCTTCGTTCTTCAACCTGGCCACCCAGATAAACTCTGGCTTCTTCTTCGTCGCCATTATGGACACGTTCGCCGTAGACCCCTCAAACGCCTCATGGCCAGAGAGCGTTTTCACCATCATGACGTACTCTGGCA GTCTGATCGTCGTTGTGCTTCAGAAGCACTTGACGGCGTCGCAGATCACGGTGCTGGGTAGCTTGATGCTGTGGATACCGCTGATAGGGGCCGCCTTCGCTCCTAACGTCATGGTGATGACTCTAGTCCTGGGTGCTCTCCATG GCATGGGCGCAGGTATCGTGCTCGTGAGTTTGATGGTCATCCTGGGCCTGCACTTCGACAAATATTTGGCCGTTGCCAGTGGGCTCCGCGACGCTGGCACCACTCTGTGCGCCTTTGTGTTTCCGTCTCTGCTGTCCTTCCTGAACAGCCGCTACTGCCTACGTGGCACGCTGCTCGTCTACAGTGCGCTCGCCATGAACGTCACTGCCGTGGCGCTTTTCTTGTGGTTGCGAGTTCGGGACGGTGAACGAGAACACTCCTCTGAAGGCCCCACGGCCGTCCTGAGGACTACAAAAAACGACGGAGTTTTTATACTTTCGAAGTCACAAAGGACGCCCAAGACGTTGCGAAAAGCTTTGCGCGGTGGCAATGACTGCGAGCAGTCGTTTGCCTCGTTTTTACGCAGGCTTGCCATACTGAAGGCTCCTAGCTTCTATGTCGTCGTTCTGGGTGCCACAGTGGAGATTTACGGGTACACCGTGTTCCTCGAAACTATAGACGCTTACGCGCTGGACAAGGGAGCTTCTCGACAGCAGGCCGACATGGCGATCACGTACGCGACCATTGCCGAAATTGTGGGCTACGTCGGCGTGCCCTTGATCGCCGACATGAACTTGGTGAGCCGACAGACGATGATGACCACCTGCTTCGCCCTGCTCATGCTCTGCTATGCGCTCGTGCCGTACACGTCATGGCCGATGACGTACGTCGTTGACACCGCCCTCCTCATAACACTCGTCGCCGCTGTGAGCTCGCTGCGGTGTTCACTCATGACACAGTACTTCGGCGCCGTCCAAGTGCCGCTGTGCATGACGGCGGTGGGGTTGCTGCTCATTCCTCTGCAATTAAGTAGTCCCACAATCATAG GCTTATTCCGCGACAGCCTCGGCTCATATGACGGCCTTTACCGTGCTCTGGCAGTGTTGCATCTCGTCGTGGTCATGCTGTACGCTCCACTTGCCGTGCACGAAAGGAGAAAGAAGATAGGCTCGTTTGACGCCCAGCCCGAGTCCTGCACGCAAGTGACGAAACTTTAA
- the LOC142576274 gene encoding monocarboxylate transporter 12-like isoform X1: MANKAKVTEADLISRSHSVFTVSYPSLNGKPATARRKSEFGGLKNMDRNWGIAVAAAIASFFNLATQINSGFFFVAIMDTFAVDPSNASWPESVFTIMTYSGSLIVVVLQKHLTASQITVLGSLMLWIPLIGAAFAPNVMVMTLVLGALHGMGAGIVLVSLMVILGLHFDKYLAVASGLRDAGTTLCAFVFPSLLSFLNSRYCLRGTLLVYSALAMNVTAVALFLWLRVRDGEREHSSEGPTAVLRTTKNDGVFILSKSQRTPKTLRKALRGGNDCEQSFASFLRRLAILKAPSFYVVVLGATVEIYGYTVFLETIDAYALDKGASRQQADMAITYATIAEIVGYVGVPLIADMNLVSRQTMMTTCFALLMLCYALVPYTSWPMTYVVDTALLITLVAAVSSLRCSLMTQYFGAVQVPLCMTAVGLLLIPLQLSSPTIIGLFRDSLGSYDGLYRALAVLHLVVVMLYAPLAVHERRKKIGSFDAQPESCTQVTKL; the protein is encoded by the exons TCGGTCGCACAGCGTCTTCACGGTGTCGTACCCGAGCCTGAACGGAAAACCCGCAACTGCCAGGCGCAAATCCGAATTTGGAGGACTGAAGAACATGGACCGGAACTGGGGAATCGCTGTGGCCGCCGCCATAGCTTCGTTCTTCAACCTGGCCACCCAGATAAACTCTGGCTTCTTCTTCGTCGCCATTATGGACACGTTCGCCGTAGACCCCTCAAACGCCTCATGGCCAGAGAGCGTTTTCACCATCATGACGTACTCTGGCA GTCTGATCGTCGTTGTGCTTCAGAAGCACTTGACGGCGTCGCAGATCACGGTGCTGGGTAGCTTGATGCTGTGGATACCGCTGATAGGGGCCGCCTTCGCTCCTAACGTCATGGTGATGACTCTAGTCCTGGGTGCTCTCCATG GCATGGGCGCAGGTATCGTGCTCGTGAGTTTGATGGTCATCCTGGGCCTGCACTTCGACAAATATTTGGCCGTTGCCAGTGGGCTCCGCGACGCTGGCACCACTCTGTGCGCCTTTGTGTTTCCGTCTCTGCTGTCCTTCCTGAACAGCCGCTACTGCCTACGTGGCACGCTGCTCGTCTACAGTGCGCTCGCCATGAACGTCACTGCCGTGGCGCTTTTCTTGTGGTTGCGAGTTCGGGACGGTGAACGAGAACACTCCTCTGAAGGCCCCACGGCCGTCCTGAGGACTACAAAAAACGACGGAGTTTTTATACTTTCGAAGTCACAAAGGACGCCCAAGACGTTGCGAAAAGCTTTGCGCGGTGGCAATGACTGCGAGCAGTCGTTTGCCTCGTTTTTACGCAGGCTTGCCATACTGAAGGCTCCTAGCTTCTATGTCGTCGTTCTGGGTGCCACAGTGGAGATTTACGGGTACACCGTGTTCCTCGAAACTATAGACGCTTACGCGCTGGACAAGGGAGCTTCTCGACAGCAGGCCGACATGGCGATCACGTACGCGACCATTGCCGAAATTGTGGGCTACGTCGGCGTGCCCTTGATCGCCGACATGAACTTGGTGAGCCGACAGACGATGATGACCACCTGCTTCGCCCTGCTCATGCTCTGCTATGCGCTCGTGCCGTACACGTCATGGCCGATGACGTACGTCGTTGACACCGCCCTCCTCATAACACTCGTCGCCGCTGTGAGCTCGCTGCGGTGTTCACTCATGACACAGTACTTCGGCGCCGTCCAAGTGCCGCTGTGCATGACGGCGGTGGGGTTGCTGCTCATTCCTCTGCAATTAAGTAGTCCCACAATCATAG GCTTATTCCGCGACAGCCTCGGCTCATATGACGGCCTTTACCGTGCTCTGGCAGTGTTGCATCTCGTCGTGGTCATGCTGTACGCTCCACTTGCCGTGCACGAAAGGAGAAAGAAGATAGGCTCGTTTGACGCCCAGCCCGAGTCCTGCACGCAAGTGACGAAACTTTAA
- the LOC142576274 gene encoding monocarboxylate transporter 12-like isoform X3 has protein sequence METSGKFRSHSVFTVSYPSLNGKPATARRKSEFGGLKNMDRNWGIAVAAAIASFFNLATQINSGFFFVAIMDTFAVDPSNASWPESVFTIMTYSGSLIVVVLQKHLTASQITVLGSLMLWIPLIGAAFAPNVMVMTLVLGALHGMGAGIVLVSLMVILGLHFDKYLAVASGLRDAGTTLCAFVFPSLLSFLNSRYCLRGTLLVYSALAMNVTAVALFLWLRVRDGEREHSSEGPTAVLRTTKNDGVFILSKSQRTPKTLRKALRGGNDCEQSFASFLRRLAILKAPSFYVVVLGATVEIYGYTVFLETIDAYALDKGASRQQADMAITYATIAEIVGYVGVPLIADMNLVSRQTMMTTCFALLMLCYALVPYTSWPMTYVVDTALLITLVAAVSSLRCSLMTQYFGAVQVPLCMTAVGLLLIPLQLSSPTIIGLFRDSLGSYDGLYRALAVLHLVVVMLYAPLAVHERRKKIGSFDAQPESCTQVTKL, from the exons TCGGTCGCACAGCGTCTTCACGGTGTCGTACCCGAGCCTGAACGGAAAACCCGCAACTGCCAGGCGCAAATCCGAATTTGGAGGACTGAAGAACATGGACCGGAACTGGGGAATCGCTGTGGCCGCCGCCATAGCTTCGTTCTTCAACCTGGCCACCCAGATAAACTCTGGCTTCTTCTTCGTCGCCATTATGGACACGTTCGCCGTAGACCCCTCAAACGCCTCATGGCCAGAGAGCGTTTTCACCATCATGACGTACTCTGGCA GTCTGATCGTCGTTGTGCTTCAGAAGCACTTGACGGCGTCGCAGATCACGGTGCTGGGTAGCTTGATGCTGTGGATACCGCTGATAGGGGCCGCCTTCGCTCCTAACGTCATGGTGATGACTCTAGTCCTGGGTGCTCTCCATG GCATGGGCGCAGGTATCGTGCTCGTGAGTTTGATGGTCATCCTGGGCCTGCACTTCGACAAATATTTGGCCGTTGCCAGTGGGCTCCGCGACGCTGGCACCACTCTGTGCGCCTTTGTGTTTCCGTCTCTGCTGTCCTTCCTGAACAGCCGCTACTGCCTACGTGGCACGCTGCTCGTCTACAGTGCGCTCGCCATGAACGTCACTGCCGTGGCGCTTTTCTTGTGGTTGCGAGTTCGGGACGGTGAACGAGAACACTCCTCTGAAGGCCCCACGGCCGTCCTGAGGACTACAAAAAACGACGGAGTTTTTATACTTTCGAAGTCACAAAGGACGCCCAAGACGTTGCGAAAAGCTTTGCGCGGTGGCAATGACTGCGAGCAGTCGTTTGCCTCGTTTTTACGCAGGCTTGCCATACTGAAGGCTCCTAGCTTCTATGTCGTCGTTCTGGGTGCCACAGTGGAGATTTACGGGTACACCGTGTTCCTCGAAACTATAGACGCTTACGCGCTGGACAAGGGAGCTTCTCGACAGCAGGCCGACATGGCGATCACGTACGCGACCATTGCCGAAATTGTGGGCTACGTCGGCGTGCCCTTGATCGCCGACATGAACTTGGTGAGCCGACAGACGATGATGACCACCTGCTTCGCCCTGCTCATGCTCTGCTATGCGCTCGTGCCGTACACGTCATGGCCGATGACGTACGTCGTTGACACCGCCCTCCTCATAACACTCGTCGCCGCTGTGAGCTCGCTGCGGTGTTCACTCATGACACAGTACTTCGGCGCCGTCCAAGTGCCGCTGTGCATGACGGCGGTGGGGTTGCTGCTCATTCCTCTGCAATTAAGTAGTCCCACAATCATAG GCTTATTCCGCGACAGCCTCGGCTCATATGACGGCCTTTACCGTGCTCTGGCAGTGTTGCATCTCGTCGTGGTCATGCTGTACGCTCCACTTGCCGTGCACGAAAGGAGAAAGAAGATAGGCTCGTTTGACGCCCAGCCCGAGTCCTGCACGCAAGTGACGAAACTTTAA
- the LOC142576274 gene encoding monocarboxylate transporter 12-like isoform X2 encodes MGMLRTIPIKHRSHSVFTVSYPSLNGKPATARRKSEFGGLKNMDRNWGIAVAAAIASFFNLATQINSGFFFVAIMDTFAVDPSNASWPESVFTIMTYSGSLIVVVLQKHLTASQITVLGSLMLWIPLIGAAFAPNVMVMTLVLGALHGMGAGIVLVSLMVILGLHFDKYLAVASGLRDAGTTLCAFVFPSLLSFLNSRYCLRGTLLVYSALAMNVTAVALFLWLRVRDGEREHSSEGPTAVLRTTKNDGVFILSKSQRTPKTLRKALRGGNDCEQSFASFLRRLAILKAPSFYVVVLGATVEIYGYTVFLETIDAYALDKGASRQQADMAITYATIAEIVGYVGVPLIADMNLVSRQTMMTTCFALLMLCYALVPYTSWPMTYVVDTALLITLVAAVSSLRCSLMTQYFGAVQVPLCMTAVGLLLIPLQLSSPTIIGLFRDSLGSYDGLYRALAVLHLVVVMLYAPLAVHERRKKIGSFDAQPESCTQVTKL; translated from the exons TCGGTCGCACAGCGTCTTCACGGTGTCGTACCCGAGCCTGAACGGAAAACCCGCAACTGCCAGGCGCAAATCCGAATTTGGAGGACTGAAGAACATGGACCGGAACTGGGGAATCGCTGTGGCCGCCGCCATAGCTTCGTTCTTCAACCTGGCCACCCAGATAAACTCTGGCTTCTTCTTCGTCGCCATTATGGACACGTTCGCCGTAGACCCCTCAAACGCCTCATGGCCAGAGAGCGTTTTCACCATCATGACGTACTCTGGCA GTCTGATCGTCGTTGTGCTTCAGAAGCACTTGACGGCGTCGCAGATCACGGTGCTGGGTAGCTTGATGCTGTGGATACCGCTGATAGGGGCCGCCTTCGCTCCTAACGTCATGGTGATGACTCTAGTCCTGGGTGCTCTCCATG GCATGGGCGCAGGTATCGTGCTCGTGAGTTTGATGGTCATCCTGGGCCTGCACTTCGACAAATATTTGGCCGTTGCCAGTGGGCTCCGCGACGCTGGCACCACTCTGTGCGCCTTTGTGTTTCCGTCTCTGCTGTCCTTCCTGAACAGCCGCTACTGCCTACGTGGCACGCTGCTCGTCTACAGTGCGCTCGCCATGAACGTCACTGCCGTGGCGCTTTTCTTGTGGTTGCGAGTTCGGGACGGTGAACGAGAACACTCCTCTGAAGGCCCCACGGCCGTCCTGAGGACTACAAAAAACGACGGAGTTTTTATACTTTCGAAGTCACAAAGGACGCCCAAGACGTTGCGAAAAGCTTTGCGCGGTGGCAATGACTGCGAGCAGTCGTTTGCCTCGTTTTTACGCAGGCTTGCCATACTGAAGGCTCCTAGCTTCTATGTCGTCGTTCTGGGTGCCACAGTGGAGATTTACGGGTACACCGTGTTCCTCGAAACTATAGACGCTTACGCGCTGGACAAGGGAGCTTCTCGACAGCAGGCCGACATGGCGATCACGTACGCGACCATTGCCGAAATTGTGGGCTACGTCGGCGTGCCCTTGATCGCCGACATGAACTTGGTGAGCCGACAGACGATGATGACCACCTGCTTCGCCCTGCTCATGCTCTGCTATGCGCTCGTGCCGTACACGTCATGGCCGATGACGTACGTCGTTGACACCGCCCTCCTCATAACACTCGTCGCCGCTGTGAGCTCGCTGCGGTGTTCACTCATGACACAGTACTTCGGCGCCGTCCAAGTGCCGCTGTGCATGACGGCGGTGGGGTTGCTGCTCATTCCTCTGCAATTAAGTAGTCCCACAATCATAG GCTTATTCCGCGACAGCCTCGGCTCATATGACGGCCTTTACCGTGCTCTGGCAGTGTTGCATCTCGTCGTGGTCATGCTGTACGCTCCACTTGCCGTGCACGAAAGGAGAAAGAAGATAGGCTCGTTTGACGCCCAGCCCGAGTCCTGCACGCAAGTGACGAAACTTTAA